A DNA window from Pithys albifrons albifrons isolate INPA30051 chromosome 7, PitAlb_v1, whole genome shotgun sequence contains the following coding sequences:
- the C7H7orf25 gene encoding UPF0415 protein C7orf25 homolog, protein MSLQSLLCERIAVAKDLIKRAEALCKSQKRRIEGGAKLCSKLKAELNFLHKVEAGKVAIKESHLQSTNLTHLQAIVQSAENLEDVVSVLHVFAYEDRFGDKQTLVVDVVANGGHTWVKAIGRKAEALHNIWLGRGQYGDKSVIEQAEDFLQASHQQPVEYSNPHIIFAFYNSVSSPVAERLTEMGISVRGDVVAVNSLVEPSTENEHSSASESDEEGPELLQVTRVDRENLVASIAFPTQIKVNVCNRVNLDITTLITYVSALSYGGCHFVFKEKVLTEQAAQERRERVLPQLEEFMQGKELFACESAVRDFQSILETLGGPGEKERAALLVKRVTVVPDQPSDRALGLVTSSKINSRSLAIFGTGDTLKAITMTANSGFVRAAANQGVRFSVFVHQPRALTESKESAATPLPKSCPPDSGL, encoded by the coding sequence ATGTCTCTGCAGTCGCTGCTTTGTGAGAGAATTGCTGTTGCCAAAGACTTGATCAAGAGAGCAGAAGCCCTGTGCAAGTCCCAGAAAAGGAGAATAGAAGGTGGGGCAAAGCTGTGTAGCAAACTGAAGGCTGAGCTAAACTTCTTACACAAGGTGGAGGCGGGGAAAGTGGCCATTAAAGAGTCCCATCTGCAGAGTACAAACCTTACCCACCTCCAGGCCATTGTTCAGTCAGCAGAGAACCTGGAGGATGTTGTCAGTGTCCTCCATGTCTTTGCTTATGAGGACAGGTTTGGAGACAAACAGACACTGGTGGTGGATGTTGTTGCAAACGGAGGCCACACCTGGGTGAAGGCCATCGGTCGGAAAGCTGAGGCCCTGCACAACATCTGGCTGGGCAGAGGCCAGTATGGTGACAAGAGTGTCATTGAGCAGGCAGAGGACTTCCTGCAAGCGAGCCATCAGCAGCCAGTGGAGTACAGCAACCCCCACATCATCTTTGCCTTCTACAACAGCGTGTCCAGTCCCGTGGCAGAGAGACTCACAGAGATGGGGATATCTGTGAGAGGAGACGTCGTGGCTGTGAACTCACTGGTGGAGCCATCTACAGAAAATGAGCACTCCAGTGCCAGTGAATCAGATGAAGAAGGGcctgagctcctgcaggtgACCAGAGTGGACAGGGAGAATTTAGTGGCCAGCATTGCTTTTCCTACCCAGATCAAAGTGAACGTCTGCAACAGGGTTAACTTGGACATCACCACCCTAATAACTTATGTCTCTGCTCTGAGCTATGGTGGCTGCCACTTTGTCTTCAAGGAGAAAGTGCTGACAGAGCAAGCAGCCcaagaaaggagggagagagtcCTGCCTCAGCTGGAGGAGTTCATGCAGGGAAAAGAGCTCTTTGCCTGCGAATCTGCTGTCAGGGATTTTCAGTCCATCTTGGAAACACTGGGAGGGCCTGGGGAGAAGGAGCGAGCTGCGCTGCTTGTCAAAAGGGTTACTGTGGTGCCAGACCAGCCATCTGACCGTGCCTTGGGACTAGTCACTAGTTCAAAAATCAACAGCCGTTCTCTGGCCATTTTTGGGACAGGAGACACTTTAAAAGCCATCACCATGACAGCAAACAGCGGGTTTGTGAGGGCAGCAGCAAACCAAGGCGTCAGGTTCAGTGTGTTTGTCCATCAGCCACGAGCACTGACAGAGAGCAAAGAGTCTGCTGCCACACCTTTACCAAAGAGCTGCCCACCTGACAGTGGACTGTAA
- the PSMA2 gene encoding proteasome subunit alpha type-2, with protein MAERGYSFSLTTFSPSGKLVQIEYALAAVAAGAPSVGIKAANGVVLATEKKQKSILYDERSVHKVEPITKHIGLVYSGMGPDYRVLVHRARKLAQQYYLVYHEPIPTAQLVQRIASVMQEYTQSGGVRPFGVSLLICGWNEGRPYLFQSDPSGAYFAWKATAMGKNYVNGKTFLEKRYNEDLELEDAIHTAILTLKESFEGQMTEDNIEVGICNEAGFRRLTPTEVKDYLAAIA; from the exons TCCTTCTGGAAAGCTTGTTCAGATTGAATATGCTTTGGCTGCAGTAGCTGCAGGAGCTCCATCAGTTGGGATTAAAG CTGCAAATGGAGTGGTGTTGGCGactgaaaagaagcagaaatccaTTCTGTACGATGAAAGGAGTGTCCACAAAGTAGAACCAATTACCAAACACATAGGTTTAGTGTACAGTGGAATGGGTCCAGATTACAG GGTCCTTGTGCACAGAGCTCGGAAACTGGCCCAGCAGTACTACCTGGTGTATCATGAGCCCATCCCGACAGCCCAGCTGGTGCAGAGAATTGCCTCTGTCATGCAGGAATACACACAGTCTGG TGGAGTCCGTCCCTTTGGTGTGTCACTGCTGATCTGTGGCTGGAACGAAGGGCGGCCGTATCTATTCCAGTCGGATCCATCT GGAGCTTACTTTGCATGGAAAGCAACAGCAATGGGCAAAAACTACGTCAATGGGAAAACATTCCTTGAGAAAAG GTACAATGAAGATTTGGAGCTGGAAGATGCCATTCATACAGCTATCCTAACACTAAAG GAGAGCTTTGAGGGGCAGATGACAGAGGACAACATTGAGGTTGGCATCTGTAACGAGGCTGGGTTTAGGAGGCTCACTCCAACCGAGGTTAAAGACTACTTGGCTGCAATAGCCTAG